In Rothia mucilaginosa, one genomic interval encodes:
- a CDS encoding bifunctional ADP-dependent NAD(P)H-hydrate dehydratase/NAD(P)H-hydrate epimerase codes for MKLIYTASQVREAEKPYIEAADYDGYLMQRAADAVAAEAQELLHGKDTAKILLLIGPGNNGADTIYAGARLSAKGHRVDAVIFDPSEKNLELIAREGGEGTRVLDPEHTLEQLAGYDLTIDGILGTGSSGAVRGNAGEYLGVLRAAQLDGKLGVVLAVDTPSGVDNNRGTVHEPSLRADRTVTFIGHKLPAGTSHSVRSGDIKLYDLGVPEALDAHKPALRVLEREDYRELIEIPDEHSHKYTRGVLGMLTGSLEYPGAALMSVRAALNTGVGMVRFGANSHELRQLMIAHNPETVYFSGAPALQRVTVWAGGSGSSYDSLDKNRYLLHSPEPAILDAGACDLAAEYMATGRHLGPHKILTPHAAELERFLRIVHELAPETWKKHLGDAIVPSRKDIDAEPFRWVRAASELSGATVMLKGGYTLIAAPNGATYSVAGGSPWLATAGSGDTLTGIYGALLAQTVAAFEARGEALEGCTFASIGALAVYLHGEAARASATGSVKDALLGPAPATRVAEMLPEVIARLIAE; via the coding sequence CCGTCGCAGCCGAAGCGCAGGAACTGCTCCACGGCAAAGACACAGCAAAAATCCTGCTGCTCATCGGTCCGGGCAACAATGGTGCAGACACCATCTACGCCGGCGCCCGCCTCAGCGCCAAGGGGCACCGCGTTGACGCAGTCATCTTCGACCCCAGCGAAAAGAACCTCGAACTCATCGCCCGCGAAGGCGGCGAAGGCACCCGCGTACTCGACCCCGAACACACCCTCGAACAGCTTGCCGGCTACGACCTGACCATCGACGGCATCCTCGGAACCGGCTCCAGTGGCGCCGTACGCGGTAACGCCGGCGAATACCTGGGCGTACTCCGAGCCGCACAGCTCGATGGTAAGCTCGGCGTAGTCCTCGCCGTCGACACCCCCTCCGGAGTCGACAACAACCGCGGAACCGTGCACGAACCCTCCCTGCGCGCCGACCGCACCGTCACCTTCATCGGTCACAAGCTACCGGCAGGCACCAGCCACAGCGTCCGCTCCGGAGACATCAAACTCTATGACCTGGGCGTGCCCGAAGCCCTCGACGCCCACAAGCCCGCCCTGCGCGTTCTCGAACGCGAAGACTACCGCGAACTCATCGAAATCCCCGACGAGCACTCCCACAAGTACACCCGCGGCGTACTCGGCATGCTCACCGGCAGCCTCGAATACCCCGGCGCGGCTCTCATGAGTGTGCGTGCAGCCCTCAACACCGGCGTTGGCATGGTTCGCTTCGGTGCTAACTCCCACGAGTTGCGCCAGCTCATGATCGCCCACAACCCCGAAACCGTCTACTTCAGCGGCGCACCCGCTCTGCAGAGGGTCACCGTGTGGGCCGGCGGCTCCGGCTCTAGCTACGACTCGCTGGACAAGAACCGCTACCTGCTCCACTCGCCCGAACCCGCCATCCTTGACGCAGGTGCCTGCGACCTGGCGGCAGAATACATGGCAACCGGTAGGCACCTCGGACCCCACAAGATTCTCACCCCGCACGCGGCAGAACTCGAACGATTCCTGCGCATCGTACACGAGCTCGCCCCCGAAACCTGGAAGAAGCACCTGGGCGACGCCATCGTACCCAGCCGCAAGGACATTGACGCAGAGCCCTTCCGCTGGGTGCGTGCCGCCTCCGAACTCTCCGGCGCCACCGTCATGCTCAAGGGCGGTTACACGCTCATCGCGGCACCCAATGGCGCCACCTACAGCGTCGCCGGAGGAAGCCCCTGGCTCGCCACCGCAGGCAGCGGAGACACCCTCACCGGCATCTACGGTGCACTGCTCGCCCAGACCGTAGCCGCCTTCGAAGCCCGCGGAGAAGCCCTGGAAGGCTGCACCTTTGCCTCTATCGGTGCGCTCGCAGTCTACCTGCACGGCGAAGCCGCACGCGCCAGCGCCACCGGAAGCGTCAAGGACGCGCTGCTGGGCCCCGCCCCGGCAACCCGCGTCGCGGAGATGCTCCCCGAAGTCATTGCGCGACTCATCGCCGAATAG
- a CDS encoding sugar transferase, protein MWGSDFVVKRSWHPKVQRALYCGDLLAIVIAVVAAHLIRFGWENADLPYVNVWPINALDGRIPAIDYIFLGAGMVVGWWFILQVNGSRSLRIMGFGNEEYRLITRGSTYFFCLLIIVAFFLKVDVTRMYLLIAYPLGLFLLLVERWLIRQGLVRSRTRGRALTRVMIISDVTTGQHLYKNLEGVVASGLSPAAFYLPGFTPGTTVAGAPIPVLGYSTSPADIMEAIRENDIHMVAVTNGHHLSPDQVRLLGWKLADAHISLIMAPATTDIAGPRMHMQPLNGLPLVHVSTPRITGLSAFFKRAMDVVSSGLGLILLSPLFLVVALLVKRDGGPVFFLQNRVGLNGEMFKMVKFRSMRTDAEEVKKRLMAQNEGNGVLFKMKDDPRITPVGKFIRKYSIDELPQLWNVFIGDMSLVGPRPPLVEEVEQYEDIAYRRLLVKPGITGLWQVSGRSDLSWEESVRLDLYYVENWSLTGDLIILLRTVRAVFAKEGAY, encoded by the coding sequence ATGTGGGGTTCAGACTTCGTCGTCAAGCGAAGCTGGCATCCCAAGGTTCAGCGCGCCCTTTATTGTGGCGACCTTCTCGCCATTGTTATTGCGGTCGTCGCTGCGCATCTGATTCGTTTCGGGTGGGAGAATGCTGACCTGCCCTATGTGAACGTTTGGCCTATTAACGCCCTGGATGGCCGTATTCCCGCTATTGATTACATCTTCCTGGGTGCCGGCATGGTCGTCGGCTGGTGGTTTATCCTCCAGGTGAACGGCTCCCGTAGCCTGCGCATCATGGGTTTCGGCAACGAGGAGTACCGCCTCATTACTCGCGGTAGCACCTATTTCTTCTGCTTGCTGATTATTGTGGCGTTCTTCCTTAAGGTCGACGTCACCCGCATGTACCTGCTGATTGCTTACCCGCTGGGTCTGTTCCTTCTGCTCGTTGAGCGTTGGCTGATTCGTCAGGGCTTGGTGCGTTCGCGTACTCGTGGTCGCGCGTTGACTCGCGTCATGATTATTTCTGATGTGACGACCGGTCAGCACCTGTACAAGAACCTGGAGGGTGTGGTTGCTTCCGGCCTGTCCCCCGCTGCGTTCTACCTGCCCGGTTTCACTCCCGGTACTACTGTTGCTGGCGCACCGATTCCGGTGCTTGGTTACAGCACTTCTCCGGCTGACATTATGGAAGCCATCCGCGAGAACGATATTCACATGGTTGCTGTGACGAATGGTCACCACTTGAGCCCGGATCAGGTTCGCCTGCTGGGTTGGAAGCTTGCTGATGCGCATATTTCGTTGATTATGGCTCCCGCGACGACCGATATTGCTGGTCCGCGTATGCACATGCAGCCGCTGAATGGTCTGCCGCTGGTGCACGTGTCGACTCCGCGTATTACCGGTCTGTCGGCGTTCTTCAAGCGCGCTATGGATGTTGTGTCTTCGGGTCTGGGTTTGATTCTGCTGTCTCCGCTGTTCCTGGTGGTGGCGCTGCTGGTCAAGCGTGATGGCGGTCCGGTCTTCTTCCTGCAGAACCGTGTGGGTCTGAACGGTGAAATGTTCAAGATGGTGAAGTTCCGTTCGATGCGTACTGACGCCGAAGAGGTTAAGAAGCGCCTCATGGCGCAGAACGAGGGTAATGGTGTGCTCTTCAAGATGAAGGATGACCCGCGTATTACCCCGGTTGGTAAGTTCATCCGTAAGTACTCGATTGATGAGTTGCCTCAGCTGTGGAACGTGTTCATTGGCGATATGTCGCTGGTGGGTCCGCGTCCTCCGCTGGTTGAGGAAGTTGAGCAGTACGAGGACATTGCGTACCGCCGCCTGCTGGTGAAGCCGGGTATTACCGGTCTGTGGCAGGTTTCGGGCCGTAGTGACCTTTCGTGGGAAGAGTCGGTTCGTCTGGATCTCTACTATGTTGAGAACTGGTCGCTTACCGGTGACCTGATTATTCTTCTGCGTACTGTCCGTGCTGTTTTCGCTAAGGAAGGCGCGTACTAA
- a CDS encoding phosphatase, which produces MSFSMSRDEFAAYLDSARITGEVATPRENNLDHIQGFLDGNEHLEFGVQWTREWDYDSVFEVMVRRAGLNPDRSHTHGQDTIGAEQCISALEEYARIFGEAVRAGSRILFATGHPAGLFPMYAVMAAAAKAAGAEVLQIEEGERFLDGDVRQIMDVVMFEQYGNLQHTHFPGPMRIALDQLKARGVTPDLVVSDHGMAGYASSTCKLLTIGIADCNDPGLFVAAEQGDLPVCVPMDDNVPPRRYEPMIDFILDRAGLECP; this is translated from the coding sequence ATGTCTTTCTCCATGAGCCGCGATGAGTTCGCCGCGTACCTGGATTCGGCGCGTATTACCGGTGAGGTGGCGACCCCCCGCGAGAATAACCTGGACCATATTCAGGGTTTCCTGGATGGTAATGAGCACCTTGAGTTTGGTGTGCAGTGGACCCGTGAGTGGGATTACGATTCGGTGTTTGAGGTGATGGTCCGCCGCGCGGGTCTGAACCCGGACCGTTCGCATACTCACGGTCAGGACACTATTGGTGCCGAGCAGTGCATCAGCGCGTTGGAGGAGTACGCCCGTATCTTTGGCGAGGCGGTGCGTGCCGGTTCTCGTATTCTGTTTGCAACCGGCCACCCGGCGGGTCTGTTCCCCATGTATGCGGTGATGGCTGCGGCGGCGAAGGCTGCCGGTGCTGAGGTTCTTCAGATTGAGGAGGGCGAGCGCTTCCTGGACGGTGACGTCCGCCAGATTATGGATGTCGTGATGTTTGAGCAGTACGGTAATCTGCAGCATACGCATTTCCCTGGCCCGATGCGCATCGCGCTGGATCAGTTGAAGGCGCGCGGTGTGACTCCGGATCTGGTGGTTTCGGATCACGGTATGGCTGGTTATGCTTCTTCGACCTGTAAGTTGCTGACAATTGGCATTGCGGATTGTAATGATCCGGGTCTGTTTGTGGCGGCTGAGCAGGGGGATCTGCCGGTGTGCGTGCCGATGGACGATAACGTTCCGCCGCGTCGTTATGAGCCGATGATTGATTTCATTTTGGATCGTGCGGGGCTTGAGTGTCCTTAA
- a CDS encoding glycosyltransferase: protein MSTLPPVRTVHVYSMHTDPFAQPGSGDAGGMNVYIARSVHAMLELDPELRVEVFTLDRGEALPTDSPFRQPPQPGERIVRHSLDLPSARGLSKNELATVTDDFAQACVEQALYTPDIIHAHYWLSGQAAARASDLWSAQGIGFPVPVLFTPHTTAAAKDARRGEGEAPEPEERYAAERLMSSSASRVIVNTPLEAQQMGEYYGTDAQKLAIIPPGVDTSIFHTIPGVHPLNDTSETRCRVVFAGRPQPLKGPHLLVEALALLPSDLQVDVDIIGRSDSDYERRLLQRAAELGVADRVHLKAPVPASELANIFRAADIVASPSSSETFGLVALEAQACGAAVLATDADGLRYAVENHRTGLLVAPRTPQRWAAAIERLVRAPYLRHSLGANAAARARTMGWDQTARRTLEAYAEVRQGISQ, encoded by the coding sequence ATGAGCACTCTGCCGCCGGTTCGGACGGTTCACGTGTATTCCATGCACACCGACCCCTTTGCGCAGCCCGGTAGCGGAGATGCAGGCGGCATGAACGTCTATATTGCTCGGTCGGTGCACGCCATGCTGGAGCTGGATCCCGAGCTACGGGTTGAGGTTTTCACGCTGGACCGCGGCGAGGCGCTTCCGACTGATTCGCCGTTCCGTCAGCCTCCTCAGCCCGGCGAGCGCATTGTGCGCCACAGCCTTGATCTTCCGTCCGCTCGTGGTCTTTCGAAGAACGAGTTGGCTACGGTCACCGATGATTTTGCGCAGGCGTGCGTGGAGCAGGCGCTGTACACCCCGGATATTATTCACGCCCACTATTGGCTGTCTGGTCAGGCTGCGGCTCGTGCATCCGACCTGTGGTCGGCTCAGGGCATTGGTTTCCCGGTTCCTGTTCTTTTCACTCCGCATACGACGGCTGCCGCTAAGGATGCGCGCCGCGGCGAAGGTGAGGCGCCCGAACCCGAGGAGCGCTATGCCGCCGAGCGCCTGATGAGTAGCTCCGCGAGCCGGGTGATTGTGAATACTCCCCTGGAGGCGCAGCAGATGGGCGAGTACTACGGTACGGACGCGCAGAAGCTTGCCATTATCCCGCCGGGTGTTGATACGTCAATCTTCCATACGATTCCTGGCGTGCATCCGCTCAATGACACCTCGGAGACTCGTTGCCGCGTTGTGTTTGCCGGTAGGCCTCAGCCGTTGAAGGGCCCGCATCTGCTGGTGGAGGCGCTCGCACTGCTCCCCTCCGACCTGCAGGTGGACGTGGATATTATTGGTCGTTCCGATTCGGATTATGAGCGCCGCCTATTGCAGCGTGCAGCTGAGCTGGGTGTGGCAGATCGGGTGCATTTGAAGGCCCCGGTTCCGGCGTCTGAGCTGGCGAATATTTTCCGTGCCGCCGATATTGTGGCGTCCCCGTCCTCATCTGAGACGTTCGGGTTGGTGGCTCTGGAGGCGCAGGCATGCGGCGCGGCGGTGCTCGCTACGGATGCTGACGGTCTGCGCTATGCGGTGGAGAACCACCGTACGGGTCTGCTGGTGGCGCCTCGTACTCCGCAGCGTTGGGCTGCGGCTATTGAGCGTCTGGTGCGTGCCCCGTATCTGCGTCATTCGTTGGGTGCGAACGCCGCGGCGCGTGCCCGCACAATGGGTTGGGATCAGACGGCGCGCCGAACCCTTGAAGCTTATGCCGAGGTACGTCAGGGTATCTCGCAGTAA
- the alr gene encoding alanine racemase has protein sequence MTHPQQPAEPLYCPPCTPGQVERSATIDLDALEHNVRRLKELIGDRALIAVIKADAYGHGAYPVARSAIAAGADLLGLVHVNEALELRSDGIDAPLMAWLHTPSTDFEAALREKIRLGVSGWDLEAVAAAAERTSERAIVHLKADTGLGRNGATAADWPALVARAASLEESGLITVEGIFSHLAVADEPTRSETAQQLDTLDTFVAQAHDAGLDPKMVHLANSPATLTASLEGWDAEERLLGDGVRCGLALYGLSPLPEVTAEDLGLKPVMTVGSYIAAVKEVPAGQGVSYGLRYHTEKPTTLALVPLGYADGVPRIAENAPVRIYPGAQNAQNAQDAQNGSVPNNAEGKTYRVVGRIAMDQMVVDLGEPGLSDPALGYLGAPAILFGAGENPPVEEWADAAQTINYEIVTRISPRVERLYVGGSWVEAELNELWGTGQEEG, from the coding sequence ATGACTCACCCTCAGCAGCCTGCCGAACCGCTCTACTGCCCGCCGTGTACACCCGGCCAGGTAGAACGAAGCGCCACCATTGACCTTGATGCGCTAGAACATAATGTGCGCCGCCTCAAGGAACTGATTGGCGACCGCGCGCTCATTGCAGTGATTAAGGCGGATGCATACGGTCACGGTGCGTACCCGGTGGCACGTTCGGCTATTGCCGCCGGTGCTGACCTGTTGGGCCTGGTACACGTGAACGAGGCGCTGGAACTGCGTTCTGACGGTATTGATGCGCCGCTCATGGCGTGGCTGCACACCCCCTCCACCGATTTCGAGGCGGCGTTGCGGGAGAAAATCCGTCTGGGCGTTTCCGGTTGGGACCTGGAGGCGGTAGCCGCCGCCGCTGAACGCACCAGCGAGCGCGCTATCGTGCATCTGAAGGCTGATACCGGTCTGGGCCGTAACGGTGCCACCGCTGCGGATTGGCCTGCGTTGGTGGCTCGCGCCGCCTCCCTGGAGGAGTCTGGGCTGATTACGGTTGAGGGTATTTTTAGCCACCTGGCGGTTGCCGATGAGCCGACCCGCTCCGAGACTGCACAGCAGCTCGACACCCTGGATACTTTTGTGGCTCAGGCTCATGATGCCGGTCTGGACCCGAAGATGGTGCATCTGGCGAACTCTCCGGCGACCCTGACCGCCTCGCTGGAGGGTTGGGATGCGGAGGAGCGTCTGCTCGGTGACGGCGTGCGTTGCGGCCTGGCGCTCTACGGTCTTTCCCCGCTGCCGGAGGTCACCGCTGAGGACCTGGGTCTCAAGCCCGTCATGACGGTGGGTAGCTACATTGCCGCCGTGAAGGAAGTTCCTGCAGGTCAGGGTGTTTCCTACGGGCTGCGCTACCATACCGAAAAGCCGACCACCCTGGCGCTGGTGCCGCTCGGCTACGCTGATGGTGTGCCGCGCATTGCGGAGAACGCGCCGGTGCGCATCTACCCGGGCGCGCAGAACGCACAGAACGCGCAGGACGCACAGAACGGCTCCGTGCCCAATAATGCGGAGGGTAAGACCTACCGCGTGGTCGGTCGCATCGCCATGGACCAGATGGTCGTTGACCTGGGCGAACCCGGCCTGAGCGATCCCGCCCTGGGTTACCTGGGTGCCCCCGCCATCCTCTTTGGTGCCGGTGAGAACCCGCCCGTGGAAGAGTGGGCGGATGCCGCGCAGACCATTAACTACGAAATCGTGACCCGCATTTCGCCCCGCGTGGAACGCCTCTACGTTGGCGGCTCCTGGGTTGAAGCTGAACTGAACGAGCTGTGGGGCACCGGTCAGGAGGAGGGCTAA
- the tsaE gene encoding tRNA (adenosine(37)-N6)-threonylcarbamoyltransferase complex ATPase subunit type 1 TsaE: protein MSAEYISAALDLDVTGPDHTRRLALTLAQHLNAGDVLLLSGELGAGKTTFTRSLGEGLGVREGVISPTFVLSRVHPNLPDGPRPGGPDLVHVDAYRLSSAEELDDLDLEFSLPRSVTVIEWGRDKAEHLSDSRLELDFTRLTGADARFAYSGAEEFSWDDEDEDESDEDADTPEPRLLRVRAFGPRWEHAFDALKEALQSA from the coding sequence ATGAGCGCTGAGTACATTTCTGCCGCCCTCGACCTGGATGTGACCGGCCCCGACCATACCCGCCGCCTGGCGCTCACCCTGGCGCAGCATCTGAACGCCGGGGACGTACTATTGCTCTCGGGCGAGCTCGGCGCGGGTAAGACCACGTTCACCCGCTCCCTGGGTGAAGGCCTGGGCGTGCGCGAAGGTGTTATCTCACCGACCTTCGTGCTCTCGCGCGTGCACCCGAACCTGCCGGACGGCCCCCGACCCGGCGGCCCCGACCTGGTACATGTGGACGCCTACCGCCTCTCCAGCGCCGAAGAGCTCGACGACCTGGATCTGGAGTTCTCCCTGCCGCGCTCTGTGACCGTCATCGAGTGGGGTCGCGATAAGGCTGAGCACCTGAGTGATTCCCGCCTGGAGCTGGACTTCACCCGACTGACCGGCGCGGATGCGCGCTTCGCCTACTCGGGTGCCGAAGAGTTCAGCTGGGACGACGAAGACGAAGACGAAAGTGACGAGGATGCGGACACCCCCGAACCTCGCCTGCTGCGGGTGCGCGCTTTCGGCCCCCGCTGGGAGCACGCTTTCGATGCTCTGAAAGAGGCCCTGCAGAGCGCCTAG
- the tsaB gene encoding tRNA (adenosine(37)-N6)-threonylcarbamoyltransferase complex dimerization subunit type 1 TsaB yields MLVLALDSSATASVALARVHGSEAGASFEILARYESEDTRSHAEVMGPYAQAALQDAGVRGEDLDAILTGTGPGPFTGLRAGIVTARALGFAWSVPVYGMMSLTALAERAYQERIFAQGGGAGGTEDAELLVASDARRREVYSARYRVNADGYSLVDDPNVCPASEILPGEAPSYAYGYGAGLYSETLEEHGWTIVESAREVHPHAEYLVAAAARLGVENLSEDTSAQYLRDSDAKVPAAMLARQQKQAATQGSSTQAAVQETGQKES; encoded by the coding sequence GTGCTAGTACTTGCCCTTGATTCATCCGCCACCGCATCTGTGGCGCTCGCCCGTGTGCACGGCTCCGAAGCCGGCGCGTCCTTCGAAATCCTCGCCCGCTACGAGAGCGAAGATACCCGCTCCCACGCCGAGGTGATGGGCCCCTACGCGCAGGCTGCCCTGCAGGACGCTGGCGTGCGCGGCGAAGATTTGGATGCGATTCTGACCGGTACCGGCCCGGGACCTTTTACGGGTCTGCGTGCCGGTATCGTTACTGCGCGCGCTCTGGGTTTTGCCTGGTCGGTGCCGGTGTACGGCATGATGAGCCTGACCGCTCTGGCCGAGCGCGCCTACCAAGAACGGATATTCGCTCAAGGCGGGGGAGCCGGGGGAACGGAAGATGCTGAGCTACTGGTCGCCTCCGATGCGCGCCGCCGCGAAGTCTACTCCGCCCGCTATCGCGTGAACGCCGATGGTTACAGCCTGGTGGACGACCCGAACGTATGCCCCGCCTCCGAAATTCTGCCCGGTGAGGCTCCCTCCTACGCCTACGGCTACGGCGCTGGCCTGTACTCCGAAACCCTCGAAGAGCACGGCTGGACCATCGTCGAATCTGCCCGCGAGGTTCACCCCCACGCCGAGTACCTGGTTGCCGCCGCGGCACGCCTGGGCGTAGAGAACCTGAGCGAGGACACCTCCGCCCAGTACCTGCGCGACTCGGATGCAAAGGTCCCCGCCGCAATGCTCGCCCGCCAGCAGAAGCAGGCTGCTACTCAGGGTTCCTCCACGCAGGCTGCCGTGCAGGAAACCGGGCAGAAGGAGAGCTAA
- the rimI gene encoding ribosomal protein S18-alanine N-acetyltransferase encodes MSATDNIVRDDLALNNLALGARLRIAELADVQTMHRMETTLFPADAWHIDMFLEELTHPTRTYYMLELPAEGSEDNEGGWRGIGYCGTMVVADTADVQTIGVLPEYEGHGFGRAMLEQMHERAREQGAERILLEVRADNPRAQRLYERNGYRAIHVRRGYYDDGTDAIIMECTF; translated from the coding sequence ATGAGCGCTACCGACAATATCGTGCGAGACGACCTGGCACTGAATAACCTGGCACTGGGCGCCCGCCTGCGCATTGCCGAACTTGCCGATGTGCAGACCATGCACCGCATGGAAACCACCCTGTTCCCCGCCGACGCCTGGCATATCGACATGTTCCTCGAAGAGCTGACCCACCCAACCCGCACCTACTACATGCTCGAATTGCCTGCAGAAGGTTCGGAAGATAACGAGGGTGGCTGGCGCGGTATCGGCTACTGCGGAACCATGGTCGTAGCCGACACCGCCGACGTTCAAACCATCGGCGTACTCCCCGAGTACGAAGGCCACGGCTTCGGTCGCGCCATGCTCGAGCAGATGCACGAGCGCGCCCGCGAGCAGGGTGCCGAGCGCATCCTGCTGGAGGTGCGTGCCGACAACCCGCGCGCCCAGCGCCTCTACGAACGCAATGGCTACCGTGCGATTCACGTACGCCGCGGCTACTACGATGACGGAACCGACGCCATCATTATGGAATGTACGTTCTAA
- the tsaD gene encoding tRNA (adenosine(37)-N6)-threonylcarbamoyltransferase complex transferase subunit TsaD, which yields MSTREPLVLGIESSCDETGIGIVRGAQLLSNTISSSMEEHVRFGGVIPEIASRAHLDAMIPALKAALAEADITLDEVDAIAVTAGPGLAGALMVGVSAAKALAIATGKPLYGINHLVAHVGVGLLEDNGTEDGSDLLANAGSGGLGALLVSGGHTEILQVRDITSDVRLLGATLDDAAGEAYDKVARLLGLDYPGGPAIDRAASEGNRNAFVFPRGLSNRKFMGTAEEPGAHRYDFSFSGLKTAVARVIESFEAAGEEVPVADIAASFQEAVVDVITKKAILACREQGMKTLLLGGGVAANSRLRELLAARCASEGVRLIIPKFTLCTDNGAMVAALGARLVAAGREPSGVDFTTDSSLPVTTVCF from the coding sequence ATGAGCACTCGCGAACCCCTCGTTCTGGGCATCGAATCCTCCTGCGATGAGACCGGTATCGGCATTGTGCGCGGTGCACAGCTGCTCAGCAACACCATCTCCTCCTCCATGGAAGAGCACGTGCGCTTTGGTGGCGTGATCCCCGAAATCGCCTCCCGCGCCCACCTGGACGCCATGATTCCCGCCCTTAAGGCGGCACTCGCCGAAGCGGACATCACCCTCGATGAGGTGGACGCTATCGCCGTCACCGCGGGCCCCGGCCTGGCGGGTGCACTCATGGTCGGTGTCTCCGCGGCGAAGGCGCTCGCTATTGCCACCGGCAAGCCCCTCTACGGCATTAACCACCTGGTCGCCCACGTTGGCGTTGGCCTGCTGGAGGATAACGGCACCGAGGACGGCTCCGACCTGCTGGCGAATGCCGGTTCCGGTGGCCTGGGTGCGCTGCTGGTTTCTGGCGGTCATACCGAAATCCTGCAGGTGCGCGACATTACCTCCGATGTGCGTCTGCTCGGCGCAACCCTCGACGATGCTGCAGGCGAGGCCTACGACAAGGTCGCCCGACTGCTCGGCCTGGACTACCCGGGCGGCCCCGCGATTGACCGTGCCGCCTCCGAGGGCAACCGCAACGCCTTCGTGTTCCCGCGCGGCCTGTCGAACCGCAAGTTCATGGGCACCGCCGAGGAGCCCGGTGCGCACCGCTACGATTTCTCCTTCTCCGGTCTGAAGACCGCCGTGGCGCGCGTGATTGAAAGCTTTGAAGCGGCCGGTGAAGAGGTGCCGGTTGCCGATATTGCCGCGTCCTTCCAGGAGGCGGTCGTGGACGTCATCACCAAGAAGGCGATTCTGGCCTGCCGCGAGCAGGGCATGAAGACCCTATTGCTTGGCGGTGGCGTGGCGGCTAACTCGCGTCTGCGTGAGCTGCTTGCCGCCCGATGCGCCTCCGAGGGGGTGCGCCTGATTATCCCGAAGTTCACCCTGTGCACCGATAACGGCGCAATGGTTGCGGCGCTGGGTGCTCGCCTGGTTGCCGCCGGCCGTGAGCCCTCGGGCGTGGACTTCACGACGGACTCCTCGCTGCCCGTGACCACTGTCTGCTTCTAA
- a CDS encoding glutamate--cysteine ligase, which yields MIDFASSPQSTLGVEWEIALIDRESGELTQRASEVLSILRERRPELLEPASDRAHVTGEFLENTIEVVTGICRTVAEACRQLQELTDIIREITDELGIEFYPAGTHPFSHWANQPVVAKERYQRVVERAQYWGRHMVIYGVHVHVGVDSRDKVLPLIDALTNYGPHLLALSCSSPYWDGVDTGYASHRTQLYQQLPTNGLPFHFDTWEQYSNYLDSLVATDVINDPSEDRWDVRPVPRYGTIEMRYCDGLASLPDVAALVAFTQCLVEYFSRRIEAGENIEVLAPWHAQENKWRVARYGLEAKIVVSNEPVQRTLREDFELLLPKLEPVARDLDCEVELAQVRRILTEGTGADRQRAVFEKTGSLREVALDVAAQSRARALR from the coding sequence ATGATCGACTTTGCTTCCTCCCCGCAGTCCACTCTCGGCGTGGAATGGGAGATTGCACTTATCGACCGTGAAAGCGGCGAACTGACCCAGCGCGCCAGCGAGGTGCTGTCCATCCTGCGCGAGCGCCGCCCCGAACTGCTCGAGCCCGCCTCCGACCGGGCGCACGTAACCGGCGAATTCCTGGAGAACACCATCGAGGTGGTGACCGGCATCTGCCGCACCGTCGCTGAGGCGTGCCGTCAGCTGCAGGAGCTCACCGACATCATCCGTGAAATTACCGATGAGCTCGGCATTGAGTTCTACCCCGCCGGCACTCACCCCTTCTCCCATTGGGCCAACCAGCCGGTCGTGGCGAAGGAACGCTACCAGCGTGTGGTCGAGCGTGCCCAGTATTGGGGCCGCCACATGGTCATTTACGGTGTGCACGTGCACGTGGGCGTTGACTCCCGCGATAAGGTTCTGCCGCTCATTGACGCGCTGACCAACTACGGTCCGCACCTGCTGGCGCTTTCGTGCTCTTCCCCTTACTGGGATGGTGTGGACACCGGTTACGCCTCGCACCGCACCCAGCTTTATCAGCAGCTTCCGACGAACGGTCTGCCCTTCCACTTTGATACCTGGGAGCAGTACAGCAACTACCTGGATTCGCTCGTGGCGACCGACGTGATTAACGACCCGAGCGAGGACCGCTGGGATGTTCGCCCGGTTCCGCGTTACGGCACCATTGAGATGCGCTATTGCGATGGCCTCGCCTCCCTGCCGGATGTTGCGGCGCTGGTGGCGTTCACGCAGTGCCTGGTGGAGTACTTCTCTCGCCGTATTGAGGCGGGTGAAAACATTGAGGTGCTCGCCCCCTGGCACGCGCAGGAGAACAAGTGGCGCGTCGCCCGCTACGGCCTGGAGGCTAAGATCGTGGTCTCTAACGAGCCGGTGCAGCGCACCCTGCGTGAAGATTTTGAGCTGCTTCTGCCCAAGCTGGAGCCGGTGGCACGCGACCTTGACTGCGAAGTAGAGCTGGCGCAGGTACGCCGCATCCTCACTGAGGGTACGGGCGCGGATCGTCAGCGTGCGGTCTTTGAGAAGACCGGCTCCCTGCGTGAGGTGGCGCTGGATGTTGCCGCGCAGTCCCGTGCGCGAGCGCTGCGTTAG